CTCGACCGAGCCGCTGCCGAAGGCGAGACGATAGGTGCGCTGCGCGGCGAACGTGCCGCCGGCCCGGCGGAGAATACCGCGCTCGTCGAAACGATCGGGCGAAATGCGGGCCGTGCCCTCGAACTGCGTCACCTCGCCGGTCGGAAGATCGACGATGCGCCGGCGAACGTGCCACGTCCCGCAGAAGATGATCATTGTCCCGTCTTCCGTCGCGCAACGAGACGGCCGGCCGACGCCTCTCTTGCCACTGCGGGCTGGCGGACGCGCACCGCCGGGCGGCTTGCCGGTGAGGTGGAGCTCGATCGGCCTCCGGCGGCCGCCCTACTTCTTCAGCCGCTCCAGGATCATGCGGGCCACCGGCTCGTAATTGCCGTCGAAATGGTGGCCGCCCGGGCGCTTGACGATGGTGGCCTTGGCCATCTCGGGGAAGACGCAGGCGGTCTCGTTGTCCGCGACCTCGTCCTCGCCGTAGAAGCACATCGTCTTCTCCATCGGCAGCGAGGGCAGGTAGGGCTTGAGGTCGATGTCGGAGGAGGAGGCGACGCCGAGCCAGCCGGAGACCGAGATCTCGAAGTCGGCGGTCGGCTCCAGGCCGAGCAGGGCGACGAGGTTGATCTGCTTCTTGAGAGCGGGCGAGAACTTCTGCCAGGCGAAGGGGATGACGTCGGCGCCGAGCGAATAGCCCATGACCGCCACGCGCTTGGCCCCCCAGATCTTGGTGTAGTGGGCGATGATGCGGCCGATGTCGGAGGCGACGACGTCGGGCTCCTTGGTGCTCCAGAAATAGCGCAGGGAATCGACGCCGACGACGGCGACGCCCTCCTGCTGCAGGATCTCGGCGATCGACTTGTCGATGTCGCGCCAGCCGCCGTCGCCCGAGAGCAGCACGGCGAGGCCGATCGGCGGGCCGTCGGTCGGCAGCTCCTCCAGCGGCAGGTCGCCGAGCTCCTCCTGGGGCGGAGCGCCGATCTCGAGCGCCGCCTTGAGCGCGGCGTCGAAGCGAGCCTCGTCGTCGCCGGGCACGGCGAGCGCCGCCGTGTTCTTCTTGCTCGCGTCGAGGAAGGCCTGGACGGCGGCGTCGGGCTTGTCGGCGGCGACATAGGTCCAGCGGGCGGGCAGGTCGACCATCGGCGCG
The window above is part of the Labrys wisconsinensis genome. Proteins encoded here:
- a CDS encoding virulence factor family protein; this translates as MRLACLSLSILLAFAAPAFAAPREIQVDEESLGKVTVLAPAEEPQIWVALLSDKDGITAEYRAKAEKLVAAGAAVALIDTPKLIDGLAKGDEVDCHYAFGDIEDTARASQRALGMKVWRWPTLLGLGEMGGTLTYLAVAQAPENTAAGGVSLGFSTQFASKLVICDGAVGTKVHDGLWNYAPMVDLPARWTYVAADKPDAAVQAFLDASKKNTAALAVPGDDEARFDAALKAALEIGAPPQEELGDLPLEELPTDGPPIGLAVLLSGDGGWRDIDKSIAEILQQEGVAVVGVDSLRYFWSTKEPDVVASDIGRIIAHYTKIWGAKRVAVMGYSLGADVIPFAWQKFSPALKKQINLVALLGLEPTADFEISVSGWLGVASSSDIDLKPYLPSLPMEKTMCFYGEDEVADNETACVFPEMAKATIVKRPGGHHFDGNYEPVARMILERLKK
- a CDS encoding DUF6314 family protein codes for the protein MIIFCGTWHVRRRIVDLPTGEVTQFEGTARISPDRFDERGILRRAGGTFAAQRTYRLAFGSGSVEVRFEDGRPFIALTSESSQRLEHVCGDDHYRGRFLFAGDGRWMEAWSVRGPRKTYRSVSRYRSTAP